One Spirochaetota bacterium genomic window carries:
- the ftsA gene encoding cell division protein FtsA yields the protein MTVENAIVGLDIGTTKTCAVIGYLNENGQVEVAGVGVAPSRGLKNGVIVNIDNTVASIVKAIEDAELMAGTEVGVVYVGVTGQHIKGENSKGVVAITNRSRTINPIEIKRVIEAAQAIVIPVDREIIHVLSKEFAVDDQTGIKDPIGMSGVRLEAEVHIITGATTSIQNLVKSVNRAGYQCADIIFAPLASAEAVLSRDEKELGVALVDIGGGTTDIIVYIEGGVSYTSVISIGGIHVTNDISIGLRTPIESAEVIKKTYGCSVVDIVDASETIEVPSVGGRAPRRLFRQELAQIIEPRMLEIMELIDRELMKSGRKEILAAGIVLTGGGSMIEGCVDAAERVFNMPVRVGIPREIAGLRDVVGTPQYANGTGILKYGVKMSQFAGKSGGRGESKAGIGERIKKFLENYL from the coding sequence ATGACAGTTGAAAACGCGATAGTCGGACTCGACATCGGCACCACCAAGACCTGCGCGGTTATCGGGTACCTGAACGAGAACGGGCAGGTCGAGGTCGCCGGCGTGGGGGTCGCTCCCTCGCGGGGCCTCAAGAACGGGGTCATCGTCAATATCGACAACACGGTCGCGTCCATCGTGAAGGCGATCGAGGACGCGGAGCTCATGGCCGGCACCGAGGTGGGCGTCGTCTACGTGGGCGTTACCGGCCAGCACATAAAAGGGGAAAACTCGAAGGGCGTGGTCGCGATCACGAACCGGTCACGCACCATCAACCCGATCGAGATCAAGCGCGTCATCGAGGCGGCGCAGGCGATCGTGATCCCGGTGGACCGCGAGATCATCCACGTGCTTTCCAAGGAATTCGCCGTGGACGACCAGACCGGCATCAAGGACCCCATCGGCATGAGCGGCGTGCGGCTCGAGGCGGAGGTGCACATCATCACCGGCGCGACCACGAGCATCCAGAATCTGGTCAAGTCGGTGAACCGCGCGGGCTACCAGTGCGCCGACATCATATTCGCGCCCCTCGCCTCGGCGGAGGCGGTGCTCTCGCGCGACGAGAAGGAGCTGGGCGTCGCGCTCGTCGATATCGGCGGCGGAACGACCGATATCATCGTCTACATAGAAGGCGGGGTTTCCTATACCTCGGTCATCTCGATCGGGGGAATCCACGTGACCAACGATATATCTATCGGACTGCGAACGCCTATTGAGTCCGCCGAGGTCATAAAGAAGACGTACGGGTGCTCCGTGGTGGACATCGTGGACGCGTCCGAGACCATCGAGGTTCCCTCGGTGGGCGGACGCGCGCCCCGCAGGCTTTTCCGCCAGGAGCTCGCGCAGATAATCGAGCCGCGCATGCTTGAGATCATGGAGCTCATCGACCGGGAGCTCATGAAGAGCGGCAGGAAGGAGATACTCGCGGCGGGGATCGTGCTCACCGGCGGGGGCAGCATGATCGAGGGCTGCGTGGACGCGGCCGAGCGCGTCTTCAACATGCCGGTGCGCGTGGGCATTCCACGCGAGATCGCCGGGCTCAGGGACGTGGTGGGCACCCCGCAGTACGCGAACGGCACGGGGATACTCAAGTACGGCGTCAAGATGAGCCAGTTCGCCGGAAAATCCGGCGGGCGCGGTGAGTCGAAGGCTGGCATAGGCGAGCGCATAAAAAAGTTTTTAGAAAACTATTTATAG
- the ftsZ gene encoding cell division protein FtsZ: MFRLEEEKPLTTIIKVVGVGGAGTNAVNRMISTGMEGVEFIVVNTDSQQLRDSLAPVKIQIGSKLTRGLGAGADPNVGKDAANEDRDKLTKALKGADMVFITAGMGGGTGTGAAPVVADVAKEQNALAVGVVTKPFRAEGKKRMERAEDGIRNLKEKVDTLITVPNELLLKIIDKKTPIDDAFKLADDILRQGVQGISDLIMVTGLVNVDFADVRTVMRETGDALMGVGIGSGENKAVDATRMAIASPLLEEISIEGAKAVLINIAGGNDLSLHEVNEVNNIISSQVDPEANIIFGTTIDPALDERVRVTVIATGFDRKKNMLQRRPEAESAPRNGTSLTLIEGKKEGQNKTERRVPVDNKTFSLDYERRRLRENGRELSSEDLDIPAFLRRHMD, translated from the coding sequence ATGTTCAGACTGGAAGAGGAAAAACCATTGACGACGATCATCAAGGTGGTCGGCGTGGGCGGCGCCGGAACGAACGCCGTCAACAGGATGATCTCGACGGGTATGGAAGGGGTCGAGTTCATCGTCGTGAACACCGATTCTCAGCAGCTGCGCGATTCCCTCGCGCCCGTCAAGATCCAGATAGGGTCCAAGCTCACCAGGGGCCTGGGCGCGGGCGCCGATCCCAACGTGGGCAAGGACGCCGCGAACGAGGACCGCGACAAGCTCACCAAGGCCCTGAAGGGGGCCGACATGGTCTTCATCACCGCGGGCATGGGCGGCGGGACCGGAACGGGGGCCGCCCCCGTCGTGGCCGATGTCGCCAAGGAGCAGAACGCGCTCGCCGTCGGGGTGGTCACCAAGCCCTTCCGCGCCGAGGGCAAGAAGCGCATGGAGCGCGCCGAGGACGGCATCCGCAACCTCAAGGAGAAGGTGGACACCCTGATCACCGTTCCCAACGAGCTTTTATTGAAGATCATCGACAAGAAAACCCCGATAGACGACGCCTTCAAGCTCGCGGACGACATTCTCCGGCAGGGCGTGCAGGGAATAAGCGACCTCATCATGGTCACCGGGCTCGTGAACGTCGACTTCGCGGACGTCCGCACCGTTATGCGGGAGACCGGGGACGCGCTCATGGGCGTGGGGATAGGCTCGGGCGAGAACAAGGCGGTGGACGCGACCCGCATGGCCATCGCGAGCCCGCTCCTCGAGGAGATCAGCATCGAGGGCGCGAAGGCGGTGCTCATCAACATCGCCGGCGGGAACGACCTGTCGCTGCACGAGGTGAACGAGGTGAACAACATCATCTCGAGCCAGGTGGACCCGGAGGCGAACATCATATTCGGCACCACGATCGACCCGGCCCTGGACGAGCGCGTGCGCGTTACCGTCATCGCGACCGGTTTCGACCGCAAGAAGAACATGCTCCAGCGCAGGCCGGAGGCCGAATCCGCCCCCAGGAACGGCACATCCCTCACCCTGATCGAGGGCAAAAAGGAAGGTCAGAACAAGACCGAGCGAAGGGTTCCCGTGGACAACAAGACGTTTTCGCTCGACTACGAGCGGCGGCGCCTGCGCGAGAACGGCCGGGAGCTCTCAAGCGAGGATCTGGATATTCCGGCGTTTTTGAGAAGGCACATGGATTAA
- a CDS encoding AraC family transcriptional regulator: MHKKQNELITLLTDIMPGETSLTTSIKGLSLFRIERSFPRTPYSYNSEIIILAQGEKRACLGNDVYTYDSSHYLVLPVPLPMDCEGRTEPGKPILGLTITIDPIEVGEILLDMGDSRQETQSLPRGIYGAPMNEALYDATGRLLLAVADPQDKKVLAPMIKREIIYRVLQGEKGEILQALAHRNRRFFQIAKVLQKIHESYSNNFDIEKLAKEIDMSSSTFHISFKAVTDTSPLQYIKNVRLHKARTLMIQDGLNVNIAALQVGYESPSQFNREYKRLFGVTPAKDVANLRGQHMVNLQAYA; encoded by the coding sequence ATGCATAAAAAACAGAATGAATTAATCACACTGCTTACGGACATTATGCCCGGCGAAACTTCCCTCACTACTTCAATAAAGGGGCTTTCGTTATTTCGAATCGAACGTTCGTTTCCCCGAACGCCCTACTCGTATAATTCCGAAATCATTATTCTGGCGCAGGGAGAAAAACGGGCCTGCCTTGGAAACGACGTATATACCTACGACTCTTCACATTATCTTGTTCTTCCCGTTCCCTTGCCGATGGACTGCGAAGGAAGAACCGAGCCGGGCAAGCCCATACTGGGCTTAACAATTACCATTGACCCGATAGAAGTTGGAGAGATATTATTGGATATGGGGGATAGCCGGCAGGAAACTCAATCTCTGCCACGGGGGATATATGGCGCTCCAATGAATGAAGCGCTTTATGACGCAACCGGACGGCTCTTATTAGCTGTCGCCGACCCTCAGGACAAAAAGGTGCTGGCACCGATGATTAAAAGAGAAATTATCTATCGGGTACTACAGGGCGAAAAAGGAGAGATCCTCCAGGCCCTTGCCCACCGCAACAGGCGCTTTTTCCAGATAGCAAAGGTACTACAGAAAATCCATGAGTCATACAGCAATAATTTCGACATCGAAAAACTGGCAAAAGAGATAGACATGAGCAGCTCGACATTTCACATAAGCTTTAAAGCAGTGACCGATACTTCCCCCCTGCAGTATATCAAAAATGTCCGTCTGCACAAGGCGCGCACCCTTATGATTCAGGATGGACTAAATGTCAATATAGCCGCACTACAGGTGGGATACGAAAGCCCTTCGCAGTTTAACAGAGAGTACAAACGCTTGTTTGGCGTAACCCCGGCAAAGGATGTGGCAAACCTTCGCGGACAACATATGGTAAATCTGCAAGCATACGCATAA
- a CDS encoding 4-oxalocrotonate tautomerase — MPNITIQLWKISTEKKKALIEKVSRAAAEVTEIPVDKFLMYVEEYDTDCIGVGGRTLTEFMAKD; from the coding sequence GTGCCAAATATTACAATTCAATTGTGGAAAATTAGCACCGAAAAAAAGAAAGCCCTCATCGAAAAGGTCAGCCGTGCGGCCGCGGAGGTGACCGAAATCCCCGTAGACAAGTTCCTGATGTACGTCGAGGAGTACGACACGGACTGCATCGGGGTGGGCGGAAGAACCCTGACCGAGTTCATGGCAAAGGATTAG
- a CDS encoding SDR family NAD(P)-dependent oxidoreductase, with translation MKGSASGKVIFLSGASQGIGQVTAVAFARTGAAAIYVAARSAKALEETRSNVLGANPDTKCEYEICDVTDERQVKSAIAD, from the coding sequence CTGAAGGGCAGCGCATCGGGCAAAGTCATCTTCCTGTCCGGCGCGTCGCAGGGAATAGGACAGGTCACCGCCGTTGCATTCGCCCGGACGGGCGCGGCGGCGATCTATGTTGCGGCGCGCTCGGCGAAGGCGCTCGAAGAAACCAGGAGCAACGTGCTCGGTGCGAATCCGGACACGAAATGCGAATACGAGATCTGCGACGTGACCGATGAGCGGCAGGTCAAATCGGCCATCGCGGACTGA
- a CDS encoding aldo/keto reductase: MGFGTYQLSVEQAESCVKEALKAGFRHIDSAEGYNNEEGTGKGIKAAGVSRDDIFVTTKLFPGFKQWGAPEKTYEQTIATLKNQLTQLQLDYVDLYLIHAPLSELRLEQWNALVALKKSGLTRHIGVSNYNEERLKEILDADLAKPEANQVEFHPICARIDLTRYMKENSIAPIAYSPLAPLSTWRAEEGQGGEILSGIKKECQLVTNEIATKLKVSKAKLLLRWGLQHGYCVVTKSSKPERIRENMNLFDFEIPDNDMERFNRLNQNHAIAWAANGLDPMEVAPPLK, from the coding sequence ATGGGGTTCGGCACCTACCAGCTTTCGGTCGAGCAAGCCGAGTCCTGCGTGAAGGAGGCGCTTAAAGCCGGATTCAGACATATCGATTCGGCCGAGGGCTACAATAATGAAGAGGGCACCGGTAAAGGGATAAAGGCGGCCGGTGTTTCAAGGGACGATATTTTCGTAACCACCAAGCTTTTCCCCGGATTTAAACAGTGGGGGGCGCCCGAAAAAACCTACGAACAGACCATTGCAACGCTGAAAAATCAGCTCACGCAGCTCCAGCTTGACTATGTCGATCTTTACCTTATACATGCTCCGCTGTCGGAACTCAGGCTGGAACAGTGGAACGCGCTGGTTGCGTTGAAAAAATCTGGGCTGACCAGGCATATTGGCGTGTCGAACTACAATGAGGAGAGACTTAAAGAGATTTTGGATGCAGACCTGGCTAAACCTGAGGCAAACCAGGTTGAGTTTCATCCAATTTGCGCCCGGATTGATTTGACCAGGTACATGAAGGAGAATTCAATCGCGCCGATTGCGTATAGTCCGCTTGCTCCCCTTTCAACCTGGCGGGCTGAAGAAGGACAGGGCGGAGAAATTCTTTCCGGGATCAAAAAAGAATGCCAATTGGTCACGAATGAAATTGCGACAAAACTTAAGGTATCAAAAGCCAAATTGCTTCTCCGGTGGGGATTGCAGCACGGCTATTGTGTAGTAACGAAAAGCAGTAAACCCGAGCGTATCCGGGAAAATATGAATTTATTTGATTTTGAAATTCCTGATAACGACATGGAGCGCTTTAATCGGCTGAATCAGAACCACGCAATCGCCTGGGCAGCCAATGGTCTAGATCCGATGGAAGTCGCTCCCCCCCTCAAATGA
- a CDS encoding PIN domain-containing protein, whose protein sequence is MRPVLVDSNVILDLFTNDPRWAGWSQSTLDTHARDHDLCINPVIYAEVSIGFDRIEDLENAVNGCGFRMVDIPREALFLAGKAFRKYKRRSGVKTSTLPDFFIGAHAAVTGMDLITRDGSRYGSYFPSVRIIAPAKTG, encoded by the coding sequence ATGCGCCCCGTCCTGGTGGATTCAAACGTAATCCTCGACCTGTTCACGAACGACCCCCGCTGGGCCGGTTGGTCCCAGTCGACGCTCGATACGCATGCCCGCGATCATGATCTCTGCATCAATCCGGTCATTTATGCGGAGGTTTCCATCGGGTTCGATCGCATCGAGGATCTCGAAAACGCGGTCAATGGGTGCGGATTTCGCATGGTCGACATTCCACGCGAAGCCCTGTTCCTGGCGGGAAAAGCATTCCGGAAATATAAGCGGAGAAGCGGCGTTAAAACCTCCACGCTTCCGGATTTTTTCATCGGCGCCCATGCGGCGGTCACGGGCATGGACCTCATTACGCGTGACGGTTCGCGTTATGGCTCTTATTTCCCTTCCGTGCGGATAATCGCTCCTGCGAAGACCGGGTAG
- a CDS encoding AbrB/MazE/SpoVT family DNA-binding domain-containing protein: MKVTSKGQVTIPLEIRRRLGITVESEVDFKEDRGKIYIIAQKSARPRSRFGQYRGAATTRMSTEEILSLTRK, translated from the coding sequence ATGAAGGTTACATCCAAAGGCCAGGTGACCATCCCCCTTGAAATTCGCAGGCGCCTGGGAATAACCGTAGAGTCCGAGGTCGACTTCAAGGAAGACCGGGGGAAAATTTACATCATCGCTCAGAAATCCGCGCGGCCCCGCTCCAGGTTCGGACAGTACCGGGGCGCGGCGACCACGCGCATGAGCACCGAGGAAATCCTGTCCCTCACCCGTAAATAA
- a CDS encoding metallophosphoesterase, whose protein sequence is MNNLKRTAAILSVPLVLVISMLVYSFAIERYLVEYHEIPVEVEGLPAEFQDFRIMVISDLHAGSLMPRSWVERVIDAAQAQHKDAIFLLGDYVHARDTRKELDMVYPLLSKLSAPDGVYAVNGNHDHWADHGYALTLLVQSGRAIEHGVRVIRRGDAHIAVAGLGDYTEDRYGIDSVGGIPEGQVLIVLAHNPDSTEIGHSRRVSLFVCGHTHGGQVRIPLKDYAPVIPVIHRELDAGIRKNSRGETVFISRGIGWAVLPFRFNCRPEIPVLVLKRKG, encoded by the coding sequence ATGAATAACCTAAAAAGAACCGCCGCGATCCTGTCAGTACCGCTTGTTCTCGTGATTTCCATGCTGGTCTATTCGTTCGCGATCGAGCGCTACCTCGTGGAATACCATGAGATTCCCGTCGAGGTCGAAGGCCTTCCCGCCGAATTCCAGGACTTCCGGATCATGGTGATCTCCGATCTTCACGCCGGCTCCCTGATGCCACGATCCTGGGTGGAGCGCGTCATCGACGCGGCGCAGGCTCAACACAAGGACGCGATATTTCTCCTGGGTGACTATGTACACGCCCGCGATACGCGCAAAGAGCTCGATATGGTATACCCGCTGCTTTCAAAACTCTCGGCTCCGGATGGGGTGTATGCCGTCAACGGCAATCACGACCACTGGGCCGATCACGGTTACGCGCTCACGCTTCTCGTGCAGAGCGGGAGAGCGATCGAACACGGGGTACGGGTCATCCGCCGAGGGGACGCACACATTGCCGTCGCGGGGCTTGGCGATTACACTGAGGACCGATACGGCATCGACTCAGTGGGCGGGATCCCGGAGGGACAGGTCCTGATCGTTCTGGCCCACAATCCCGATTCCACGGAGATCGGGCATTCGCGGAGGGTTTCGCTTTTCGTGTGCGGGCACACGCACGGCGGGCAGGTGAGAATACCGTTAAAGGATTACGCGCCCGTTATCCCCGTGATTCACAGGGAGCTCGACGCGGGCATCAGGAAGAATTCGCGCGGCGAGACGGTATTCATTTCACGCGGGATCGGATGGGCCGTGCTGCCATTCCGCTTCAACTGCCGCCCGGAAATTCCGGTACTGGTGTTAAAGAGAAAGGGATGA
- a CDS encoding PAS domain-containing protein: MLLSYLSFFTFISCIALGLINLFLDSKAKLNRAFFLLSASSALWAFAYIFIFIADDKETIWLWYRISAPGGLFLLFSTFNFLYIFAGLKDNTRRFFSIIRILYFLFILYLIYVQATATLFVVDFVSTPYGNAGIINTSLPGYYLTNSAAMICLVSGGIFLFEGNKYNTSKRYRIQIKGLVLFMGVPIVLVALFNFILPAGNIIPFPFVGVVTLNFTVAGIFYLITRFKLLRVDYSLIKPEDLVSHLSDMIMILDMRLRIVTANRAAEALLSLEPKVLEGIFFPEIIHGDDGFKERIKRFVAGNEDSMDLRLAYRKGEDDSIVTDTYLSKIKDTLSDIVAILVISKEIRGRKEFQYAYGISDRELEILDLFLSGLSARETGEKLRISRRTVETHLTSIYNRTGINNKAGLFNLCAKFKLLP, from the coding sequence ATGCTTTTATCATACCTATCGTTCTTCACCTTCATATCCTGCATAGCGCTTGGACTAATAAACCTGTTCCTTGATTCCAAAGCGAAATTGAACCGGGCTTTTTTCCTGCTCTCCGCGTCCTCGGCGCTCTGGGCGTTTGCGTATATTTTCATCTTCATTGCCGACGACAAGGAAACGATCTGGCTGTGGTACAGGATTTCCGCTCCCGGCGGGTTGTTTCTTTTATTTTCCACATTCAATTTCCTGTATATATTTGCAGGTTTAAAGGATAATACCCGGCGTTTTTTTTCTATCATTCGTATACTTTACTTCCTGTTTATTTTGTACCTGATATATGTCCAGGCAACGGCCACATTGTTTGTCGTGGATTTCGTAAGCACCCCGTACGGGAATGCTGGAATTATCAATACCTCATTGCCGGGGTATTACCTCACTAATAGTGCGGCTATGATTTGCCTGGTTTCCGGCGGGATATTCTTATTTGAAGGAAATAAATATAATACATCAAAACGATACAGGATCCAGATAAAAGGTCTGGTACTTTTTATGGGTGTTCCCATAGTGCTCGTTGCGCTGTTTAATTTCATACTCCCTGCCGGAAATATAATCCCCTTCCCCTTTGTGGGCGTGGTAACGCTCAATTTCACCGTTGCCGGAATTTTCTATCTAATAACCAGATTCAAACTGCTGCGGGTGGATTACAGCTTGATAAAACCTGAAGACCTGGTTTCGCATCTCAGTGATATGATCATGATCTTGGACATGAGGCTCAGGATCGTAACGGCAAATAGGGCCGCGGAAGCGCTCCTTTCCCTCGAACCCAAGGTCCTGGAAGGCATTTTTTTCCCTGAGATTATACATGGCGATGACGGATTTAAGGAAAGAATAAAGCGCTTTGTGGCGGGAAATGAAGATTCCATGGACTTACGGCTCGCCTACAGGAAGGGCGAGGATGATTCAATAGTTACGGATACGTACCTCTCCAAGATAAAAGATACGCTGTCGGATATCGTCGCAATTCTCGTGATTTCGAAAGAGATTCGCGGAAGGAAAGAATTTCAATACGCGTACGGGATTTCGGACAGGGAATTGGAAATACTGGATTTATTCCTGTCCGGGTTATCCGCGCGGGAAACCGGTGAAAAACTGCGGATATCCCGGAGAACCGTCGAAACACATCTCACCAGCATCTATAACAGGACCGGTATTAATAATAAAGCCGGACTTTTCAATCTTTGCGCAAAGTTTAAATTGCTCCCCTGA
- a CDS encoding PAS domain S-box protein, with product MGTIKILIIDDSPDDIILIRRHFQSIVDYNFEIDSDTSWTESREKFTGNGYSLLLVDYMLGECTAFDVVSEIRKTDEITPIIIITGQGNEHIAADVIRVGADDYLIKNEISPEMLRVAILSTIKRSSHREALRESEERYRLVFDSSNDAILLTSLDGSVYKVNESACRMFKRSEHEIKQIGLNGIVNNSDSELAAALEEGNRTGRFHGELTYIRKSGESFPGEVSISRFKDSYGNIRTSMIIRDVSERKKAEKEIQQLLKEKDIILKEVHHRIKNNMNVIYSLLHLQADTLKEQPAVLALEDAGNRVLSMMVLYDKLYRSYDFYQAYDFKKISVMSYLSSLVDEIISNFPNGKIVKVIKRISDFEVKTEKIQTLGLIINELITNIMKYAFKGRDRGLITISASMTGTKASLIIQDDGIGIDNSIDFENITSFGLRMVKFLLKDLDGTIRIQSEKGTKISLEFKPE from the coding sequence TTGGGAACAATTAAAATTCTGATAATTGATGATTCACCAGATGATATTATTCTCATAAGAAGACATTTCCAGTCAATAGTTGATTATAATTTTGAAATAGATTCCGATACAAGCTGGACTGAAAGCAGGGAAAAATTTACCGGCAATGGATATAGCCTGCTCCTGGTGGATTACATGCTTGGAGAATGTACCGCGTTTGACGTAGTAAGTGAAATCCGTAAAACTGATGAAATCACCCCGATTATCATTATAACCGGTCAGGGCAATGAACATATTGCAGCGGATGTAATCCGTGTCGGCGCAGACGATTACCTCATTAAAAACGAGATAAGTCCCGAGATGCTCAGGGTTGCAATTCTGTCTACTATCAAGCGCTCTTCTCACCGCGAGGCACTGCGCGAAAGCGAAGAGCGATATCGTTTGGTTTTTGATTCATCTAACGATGCAATTCTTCTCACATCCCTTGATGGGTCTGTTTATAAAGTTAATGAATCCGCATGCCGTATGTTTAAACGATCAGAACATGAGATAAAACAGATCGGACTAAACGGAATAGTTAATAATTCCGATTCGGAATTAGCGGCCGCATTGGAAGAGGGCAATAGAACTGGAAGATTTCATGGCGAACTAACCTATATTCGTAAAAGCGGGGAAAGTTTTCCCGGGGAGGTTTCTATTTCCAGATTCAAGGATAGTTATGGAAACATCAGGACAAGTATGATAATTCGAGATGTTTCTGAACGCAAAAAGGCTGAAAAAGAAATCCAGCAGCTTCTCAAGGAAAAAGATATTATTCTAAAAGAAGTACACCATCGTATCAAGAACAATATGAATGTAATTTATTCCCTTCTTCATCTTCAGGCCGATACCTTGAAAGAACAGCCGGCTGTCTTGGCCCTTGAGGATGCCGGGAACCGTGTTCTGAGTATGATGGTCTTGTATGACAAGTTATACCGGTCCTACGATTTTTATCAGGCGTATGATTTTAAAAAAATATCAGTCATGAGCTATTTATCATCTCTTGTGGACGAAATTATATCGAACTTTCCAAACGGCAAAATAGTCAAGGTTATAAAGCGCATAAGTGATTTCGAGGTAAAAACGGAAAAAATACAGACTCTCGGATTAATAATCAATGAGCTTATAACCAATATAATGAAATACGCTTTTAAAGGCAGGGACAGGGGGTTAATTACAATATCTGCGTCAATGACGGGCACTAAAGCCAGCCTGATTATTCAAGATGATGGAATCGGTATTGATAATTCAATTGATTTCGAAAATATAACAAGTTTTGGTCTTCGGATGGTCAAGTTTTTGCTTAAAGATCTGGACGGTACTATCCGGATACAAAGCGAGAAAGGTACAAAGATTTCACTTGAATTTAAACCAGAATAG